The DNA sequence GAGTCATGTGCATGTGTTCATATTGCTTTGCATTACTTTATTTACTTGCATCCTTAAGACTAGTTATTAGTGTTGGCAACTTCTAGTATTTTCATTGCTTAAGACTTCTGTTGGAAATTTGGTTTTTAACCTTAACTTGTACTTGAACACAGGAATCATATGTCATGCTTGAAAAAGCGATCAGATCACTAGCTAGCTTCTACTCCAAAGCAGGCCCGTCTGCTGCACTTCCGGAGGAGGTTAAATCTGACATTTTATATGATTTGAACACTGCGGAAGAATCTTTGTAATATATGAGTCTCTACCATTGATGCATATAACATAACACATAAAGGTCATTCAATAGAATTATTAATACATTCTAGTACTGCATACGGCATTTCTGTTTGTACCTACTGGTTTCTATTTTATTGTAGAGGCATGCACTTGTAAGCTTCTTATCTTTGTCGGAGTTCTAGAGTGGCATGTTGGCTTTCTCATTTGCAACTTTGCAACAATCAAGTGTGGTCTGACTGAAATTTAGCAGACAAAATATGCAGAAAGCTGAACTTTCTCATACAAACTACAAGGAGATTACACCATACCGCTAGGTTTAGTTCTTTCGTTTTCCTTGGTTAACTGCATACTTGCAGAATGCAGCGGCACTCAGCTGAGCTAAACCGTACTTGGTTGGAAAGAATAATGTCAAACGGGAAACGCCTTCAGTTGATCTAAACCCTAGCTGGGATGTTTATATCCTATCAATTCTATCAATTCAAGTAGTTTAATTGAAGGCATTTTCCTTCTACTATGGAAAAGCAAGGGAAATGCCTGCAGTTGATCTAAAAACAAACTTATAAAATGAAGCTTACCTAAATCAGCAAGGTGTACAGTTGTTCTGCTGGAAAATTAGATAATTATAGACACTTGAGAGGGAAAAAAAAATTCTCTTTTCGAAAAGAAACAAACATCAAGTGGTACAGTGGGAGATGACAAGTATCAACTAATTAATCCACGCCTACATATAAAGCAGGGTACTGACTGAATTAGTGCTATTCGTACAGCTGATGTCAATTTTATATTTGTGATCGCTGGTATCTCCCTCGCTCTCTTTACGGAACGTTAAGGTTTCGAACTTTGTCAAATATAAGGTAAGTGCGTGACTCTGTTTAACTAGTTAAACAATATATTTGTGATTGTATAGTCTTTTTATTTATCGAAAAGTAAGATCTACGTTCATCTCACTATTTTTCCGTAAATAATTACCGAAATAATTTTCATAAATTAAGCCATCTCCCCAGATTATGTAGAAATGCTTGGCTTGGTTACAAGAAGAAAGCAGAAAGCTTATAAATAGGTTTATACTATTTTTATTGAGAACATTAGTAGTTGAAACTAAGTCATGTTTCAGTATTATTgaagttttgaatatttttaattttttcagATAACTGGGTATATGAATAGAATCACACATTGTCTCACTCACACATATCACATATGAGTATACGAGCACTGTTACATATTTCGGAAATCAGAATTATTCGGTTGAGGTGCCGATTTACAATTTATCggacaatttttaaaaaatcagaTGATTTATATGTgatttatcggaaatcggtcaaatcggacaaatatttttaacgaattcttaaataatttatcgacaatttttgaaaaatcgagCGATTTGTGCAACACAGCATGTGGCACATGCCTGCCAGCCTACTGAATTGAAATGTACCAAACATATCCTAACCGAAAGTTGGTACTTGTAGCATTGGGAATATAAATTTAGGTTCCTGATAGATCAAACTAGCCATAGCATCTTAGGATCTCAGCAgctagtggtttagattttggACCATTCTATCAGTTATGATAGCACACCTTATTGTTATGAAGCAGGAGTGGAAAACTTGATCTTTTTAGAACATGGAATCTGTGGGGATAGAATCTAAGCAATAGATTTGTCAAATTTCACCATCCCAAGTTTATCAATGCTCTTGTTTGGTCAGAAAAACTGCCATTTTCAGAAGCTGCTTCTGTATTTGCCTACCCATTTCTCTTTAGTTATGACACTACCGTAATTTACGACAAACGATCGTTGCAGCATACCATATCATAGTATCATTATGCGGTACGTGTACCAGTAGAGTTTTTGGTGTGAATACATGGGGCGCATCATTTTAGCAGAATAATATCACGGTGTGATATTCTGTTAACATTCGTTTGTCCCGGACCATCTCCCATACATTATATATATCCGCTACAACGAGAACCGAGTTAAAATGAGAACCTCAGATGATTTGTGTATTTCAGTCTGGTGAATTGGATGCAAATTGCCAAATTGTGAGTGATTTGTGCAAGTGGAAGGGGTGATTTAAAGTGAATTCATAATTATTGAACACTGTTATAAAATTATAAGCAGGATTTAAGTACTAGATGGATGTTTAACCTAGTGAAGGTAATCTAATTTAAGTGTAGATTTTCCAGTAAGCTAATTTTTCATTAATTTTGTGACAAGAAAGAGTACAACAAATTTCAGTATCCTTTGTTTTTCACATTCTGTAATGAGCTGATTAGCAGAGATTAGAAATAAACTGCATCAACTGGAAGAGAAGTAGCTCTATGAAGAGATTGTGGAAGCACAACCTCTGTGTAGAAACTTTTGCCTTTCACCGGAACTTCTGGACTACAAGAATCATAAGCCGCGGCATCACACTTTTTCACCTTCTCGTTGCCATTAGCAAAGCTAAAATTTAAATGCTTCTCGGAGGCAATTTTTCTAAGAAGGATATCGTTTGTTTCCTCGTTTGTAGAAGCTGAAGAACGTGAATTTTGATGATTCtttcgttcttttctctcatCAGCATTCTTGGAGAAACTCGTGTTTCTTGAAATGACTCGTATTTGTTGATCTCTCAGTTCCCTCATTTGCATTTGATACTTGGCCTTTAGCCACCTTAGTTCTTGCCTGATTTCATTTTCATAATCATCTGCCAAATCGCGAGTTGGTTTTCTATCTCGTTCCCTGTCAACATTGACGACCTTCTCATGACTAAAACAAGATTCTTCAACTAGCTCATTGTCATTATCTGATCCTTGCAAGCTCAGGTCATAGTGCGTGCCAGCAGATTGACTTGACACAACTGGAGCACCTTCTGTAACACATTGCTCAGATGCTTCGTACTGGTACATGATCTCTTCAAACCGGCCATGCATTTCACCGTAGCCATTTGCTGAACAATGAATGACTTGAAGGTTCTCAACACACAGATTGCTTGGGGGAAAATAGTCCCCATTTGAAGAACAATTATGACAGTTACCACAAATTGTATGACCAGGAGATTCTTCATCTAGGCCTAATTCTCTATGCCACTCCGGTACTAACAATACTATTTCGCCATTAATCATGTCAGCTATTTTAGTCACTTCCTGATCTGTAATATCCAATTCCAAGACCATTTCCGCGGCAACACTCAGAGCAGTGTCTGATTCCATATCAAACGGGAAGTATATATTTCGGACACGACCTGCAAAAGATTGGTTTACATCAGTTTTCTAGAtattttggaaaaaaaattgtTCAAAAAATCCAATCAACAGTTCTTGAATGCAAGGAGCTACCTTCTTTATCATCCATTCTAAGCCTTAGAAAGATACCGCCATCATCTTCCCTTTTTCCCTTAATGGTGATATCAACATTTTCAAAATGCTCATCTTCTGTAACTGGCATAAAGTCGATTTCATTTGATTCAAAATCAGGTGGAATGTATTCCAAATCAACTCCTGGTTCATATTTACCACAATAGCCAGAGTAAGGATTGTTCAAAGAGTTGTTACTATCAATTCTTAACAGAGGTTGTCTTAACATGGGGCTGTTTCCATCCCAACTTCTGCAATTCTCTACTGGTGCCAAACAAGATCCATTATCATCAACTCGAAGAAACGGATCATTAAGGAGCTCCTTGGCAGGGAGCCTACAAGATACAGTGGCTAAACACTTCTCAATGAACTGTCTAATATCAGGATCCTTGACCTTGTATAAAGAATCTGGTTTTTTACCCTACAGAGATTTATACAATTGTATGTTAATAACTTAACATCATAGCACAGTTTAAACTCTATTAATGTGTTAAAAAAATATTGTCTGAAAATTTCTTACAGATACAACTTTCTTGTATATCTGAGCAGGGTAAAAGCATTCACTATATGGATATTCAAAGGTGACCATTTCCAAAATGCACATTCCAAATGCATAAATGTCCACTAATTCATTGTATTGCTCTTCATAAACCTCCGGAGCCATGAACTCTGGTGTTCCTGATGATGAACAATAAAACCCCAAAATTCGTAAAATTTTAATCAGGAGAAGATAAAAATTCTACCACAAGATTGCAGGACTCAATTAGGACTTCTAAAAACATAAAAGCTGAACTTACCAACACAGTGAGCAGCGTGTGATTTGCGCAGTATTGCAGCAAGGCCAAGATCACCAATCTTAACTTCCCCCTGATTACCATTCACAAAAATATTGTCACACTTGAGATCTCTATGTATAATAGGAGGATTATGGCTATGGAGGTACAGAAGGCCTTCCAAAATCTGCCTGCACCAATGTTTTACTGCTCTGATGTTTACTTTCTTATGTTTTTGCCTATACCTATCAATACCATAAAATACAACTATGTGATCATCAAAAACTGAAAAATTAAGTTTCTTGAAAAAGAAGTCCAAATAAATGAATTATTAGAACCTAACAAACCAAGAACTGCACTTACTGTCTGAGAGTACCAGAAGTGAACATCTCTGTGACAAAATTAATGTGTCTATTAGCAATATCAACCCAAGAAGTGTAGAATTTCATGATATTTTTGTGTTTCAAACTCTTAAGCAAATTAATCTCATTAAACAGCCTCTCAAGATCCTCAGAACTTTGCAAGAAATCATTGAACTTCACTTGATTCCAGGCCACTTCAATTCCTTCATACTCATCAAAACCTCTATAACTAAAAAACCAAAAAATTGGAAAATTTATTTACATAAAAAACTACAAACTTTCTTGAAATGAGTATAGAATAAACATATTCTTACACTGTTTTTGATGCTCCTTTTCCAAGAACTTCATTATACTGCAGAAAGTTAACAAACTTAACAAACTGAActaatagaataaaaatgaagaGACAATAAAATGAACTAACAGAATAAGACTTACTCTTCCATATCTTCCAGTAGGGTCAACTTCAACAAACTCAGAGTCATCTTGTTCAGAAGAAGTAACACCATTCATTACCTATTTCTCCTACTATTTGCTAAACAGATTCTTGTCTTGTATAATATGTGTCTAGCTGTAGTTAACTTATATATATTCCATTTTACTTATCAATATATGTAGTATCATAGCTAAAGTGATGGTGATATGCATGAGTAGATCATCCAAACATAAGTGCTTACTTTTCAGTTTTAAAAGGGTAGTTAAAAGATAAAGCTAATCATAAGAATAtggaaaaaaaatattttttttttataacaaAATTCGATGTTCTTGACAAACTATTGTTGTCATCTTACTAGAGCTGATAAAATTTTATCCTAAAATGTTGATCTTAATAACGAATATGATCAGTGATCTCGATATTCACATAAAAAACAGTCACGTATATAGATCATCTGTTACAATAATCGATTGTTATAAATTGATTTTTATCTTGAAATATTGATTTCAACGATGAATGGGATTAGTAATCTCAATATTCGGATAAAAGTTTCATTACGACGTATAATAATCGATTGTTAGGAATCGGAACCGAGAACGTTATAATATCAAAAAATTGTCAAGGAGGGTAAGATTTGTGTTGGTTATGTAAATCAGGGGCCCACAAACAAGTCATGAAAAAGCATGGACATCTTTTTCTTCACCTGTGTGTTCTACTTTCTTTATATCTATCTCATCACGAGATGCAAGATTAAGCATGTAGATCATCCAATTAAATATATATCTACAAATGTTTGTCAGTCTGTTTGTATATCTATTATCTATAGATAACATAGATTGATGTAATGTTGACCAAAGTCGCAATGCTTTTTGGTTTTATTATTTTGAATTCAAACCAGGATTTTCACTATGACGAATTCATCCTTCTTGTAAAACATTAACGATTTTTCCGGTATGGGTCCATGGCTAAGAGTTGTCTACAAAATATTAGTCCAGAACTTATTACTAATGATGCATGTACCCATAAATACATACTAGACAAATCCAAATATTAAAATTGTCTAGTTGTTTTGACTTCTAAAGTTACAATATGACAATTCTTATCACaacaaaaaaaaacttaaaaattgAGCCGAACGGAATCAAATATATATCCCGAGATAACTGACCTGAGCCGAACAAAATGTATACCATTATATAACTCAATCGAGCCGAATCAAATATTTACTATGATACAAATAAATCGAGTCGAAACGGATATATAGTTATTCGAAACTCATGTATAACTGAAAATGCTCAAAATTAAATCAGAGATTTGATCAAATAAAACATCTAATATTAGTAGTACTTAGTAGTCAGGTTTTTGATATTAATCCCTAAAAACTAATTTTGAAAAAACTACTTGAGCATGTTTTTCAAGTTTATCATACACAAAATTAATTAAAACATTTATTTTTCAAACAGTTTATTCAAAACAACTAAATTCAATTAGAACTTAAAACAACTAATTCAATCATTACCGAAAATAACTATTTCAGACCGCTACAGATAAAAGTTAACGGTTGACAAACAGCGTCATCTTTATACAAACCAACAGGAAAGACCAGAAATATTCTTATAAGTATATAATGAgaaagaataatttattttaaaaaaaaataaaaaaataggaCCTAAATGTTGATAGAGACTTTTATGTCCTAAGCACACAGGAAACAGAGCCTGTGAATGGAGCTTTGTCGAGGGCTGTAGACGGTAGGATAGAATTCACAACTTTGTGCCTAAAAACAAACGCAAGATGGTATAGCGTATTTTAATATCCAACGATAGCGCAAGTAGCTCATTGTTTTTCTTATTTTCCTTGCTACTTTCGATAAAATGTAACAAAAGTCGGAACTCTAGTTCTACGTGATGATCTTCAAGAGGACCGTTTGATGTTCGAATCATGAAATTTCAGCCCGATTATGAAAATGAGAGTAAATTTATGATGTATATTTGTGCTAAAAATTTGTTCACAATTTAATGAAAAGGGTTGACATTTCATGATTCAAACGTGTACCAAATATTCACAGTTTGTAACGATTCGAACGTGCATCCAATACTTCACGGTTTGTAATGATTCGGAGTATATGGTGTGATGACTGGGATATTTAAGAAATTTCGTTAAAAGGGTTGAAATTTCGTCAAGAGTGTTGAAATTTCATGATTCAGATGTGCATCGAATACTTTATTCACGTTTGTAACGATTCGGAGTATTTGGTGCGATGACTAGGATATTTTAGAACCAAATCACGTGTTCTGGAACTGTATCACTTTGATCTCTCGGAGCAAGCATGCTGTCATACAAACCCAGCATGGTTCAAGCCACTAGCCTTAGAGAGATCTTGTTCACATTAAGTAATAATTATCTTATTTGAATTCTCTCCAAAATCAATAACCGTATCACTTTCATAAAATACACATCGAAAATGGACCACATTTCAATATTTAATACTCTAGATTTCAAAAGCAAAAGCATGTTCCATACAATGTCATCTTTCTCCGAGTTTGATTAGGAGCAAACGATTGTTTCGATATACCGTACAGCGAAAACTAATCTTCTATTGAAATTGTTCCGGAACGAACGATTGTTACATTATATTGTATCGCGAAAAATTTGAACGATACATATACCATATATGGTATGGTAATTGCTGTACGGATCCATCATTTTACATATATGCTGCTAACAATCGGTTCTCAATGACAAATAGGCGTTTATGGTAAAAGAAATTTAAAGATATCTTTAGTAAATAATATAATTTGCTTCAAGTAAATTGCTGTCCAGGGTCCACTGGTCCAGCCCAACTTACTTGTGCTGTCCGTGGTCCAGCCCAACTTACTTGTGCTGTCCGTGGTCCAGCCCAACTTACTTGTGCTGTCCGTGGTCCAGCCCAAGTATTTTACACAACTGACCCAAATCAAAAAAGTAACATTCAAACTATTTGTTTGGTAATAAATTTAAGCCGGCCCATCTTAATATCTTACAGCAAGGCGCATAACACGAATCATGTTCGTTAGTTAAGTTAGGTAAGCTTTTAGTTTAACTACCAATTTCTCCTTCAATTTCCAGGTTGGCAGTTGGAGCCTCCACAAACATTTCACTCATATTTTATCGTAAATCTTCGCGAGTTGTTTGTGAACATGTTATTTATACGTGATCGCGCACTCACAAAAAAATACGagcatttttttaaaataattgttcTTGTTCAGGTACATATACATTATCATTAGTGGTTATTATATTATAGGCAACTTTGAAATTATCGCTGGAAATGGAGAGTAGCAGCAGCGACAATCGGACGACGATCATGGTGACGAATGACGACGGCATCGATGCTCCTGGATTACAAGCTTTAGTTCGTGTCCTTGTCTCTACTAATCTTTATCGAATTTTTGTTTGCGCTCCTGATTCGtatgctctctctctctctctctctctctctctctctctccctctccctctctttctcaccctctctctctctcactctctctctctctccctctctccctctctctctctcggtctctctctctctcttcctccctccctctctctatTTAAATTGATCTTGTTATTGGATCACTACACATTACTAATTTTCAATTTGCACtcgagtatgttaattttaattttgattgTATTAGAAAATTTTAATTGGATGCATATTAGTACAAATTTAAGTGAGTTTTGACTACTCCGTCACTCTATAGTTTTGGTGATTGTATAGAATTGAAATATCCGTTGACCTGGCTAATTTTCCTGATGTCGAGGACTTTTAGTTGACTTGTTGAATTGGGAGTTAAATGTAATGAAAAACGAATGTTTCGCTGAACAATTTGATTTTTCGATAAATTGGTTGAAGCTACAAATATGTAGGACTAATATGAATTTGGAATAGAAGAAGAATTTTCATCTGTTAGACAATAGAAAAATGGTTTTTCAATTGTTGAAATTGGTAAAGTCAGATGATATATGTGAGGTTATTAAATGGATAAATTGTCTGCAGATACTATAGTGTAGGGACTTAAGACATGACTTCCTTAGTTCAAGTTACTAAATAATGAGACTCCAATCCAAATTCGTCTAGATTCTTGTCCACATTATTCATGACATATAAATATATCACCATCATTTTTGGTTAGTTTTTACGTTGATAAGGACCTGCAGGTTTGCTTCACAGACACTTTAAAGTATTCTTTAGGTTCTTGACTTACCTGTATTACATTCTCGGAATGTACTCTTAAGCTTAACTTTAGAGATCTGGGTGTTCAAGGACGCACTTGCACTGGCAGAGAGAAGCACATATTGTGTGCCTATCACTGAAGGCACATttatatatcattatattttaACTTATTTAAAATTCACGAGGGCAAAATCATCTAATAATCCTTGGATTTTCGTCTGTCTGGAAAAATTTATGGTATTATAGGAAGTTACTGTTTGCACCTGTATGCCTAATGGTACCACTAGTAAGATGTTACCTACTGAAGAGCAGAAGTCAATTTATATTCACAACCAAATTGCCACAAAGTTTAACTAATATATTGTAGagatttcaatatttttttatgatGATATGTTAATTTGAATCGCAATGGCAACTGGAAAGGGAATTTTAATACTGAATTTCTAGTGCAGATGATAAAAAGAAAATGTATTTCTCATTTTGTTTTATCATCTAGCAGTACATGAATATTGACGATTTGCACCAGTTGCCCTCTTTAATGCCTTGACCTGGTTTATTTTCAGCGAAAAATCAGCTGTTAGCCACTGTATTACATGGAAATACGGTCTCCAAGCCAAGGAGGTGGCAATTAGTGGAGCAAAAGCATTTAGAGTATCTGGTTTGCTCTTTTCACATAACAAATATTTTACGAATGTTTTTCCCCTTCAACACATACAGTTAATTTAAGTTTAAAATTACAATTCTGCTGTCAAATGTTAAATACTTCTACTATTTTCATTTTGCAATGTATGTCTACATAAGTATAAATATTAGAAATGGAATTATATATGAAGTGTACATTAAATTTAATGCACATAGAACAAAAATACAGCTCTGGAAATAATAAAATTTTGGGAATATAACTCTGCTAGtgagtatgataaattataatTGGCTCATTCAGTAAGTGTGCCGAAAACCATGGAAACTGTTACCATCTCATTGTTAGGGAGGCATGACAAGGTATTGTTTACATGTGCACGCCATATCAATTGATTTTGCATCTCACTTGGACATAATTGATACACTTTGCAGGAACCCCAGCTGATTGTACAGCTTTAGGACTGTCCAAAGCTCTGTTTCCTTCCGCGCCTGATCTGGTAGTTATTTACACTTCACTCTATAGTGTATTCATATTAGGGCAGTATTCCCTATAACAAAATTTCTTTGAACAAATAAAAGTAACTCAGGGCCATTTTTTCTCCAACATTTGGGTGCATCCATAGCCCGGGGAGTTTAATTTAGCCTTTTGTACACCAAACTAACGAAAGTCTCCCACGAGTCAGTTATTTGTCCACCGGTCAACCTGTGAATATACGAAACTTCTATCCTGGACTCTTTGGTTTCAATAATCTTGTCTATTTGTATGGCAACAAAAATTACGCACgtctattctttggtgcaggttATCAGTGGCATAAATAAGGGCAACAACTGTGGCCATCGCATGTTAGTATAGTTCTTTTCTCTCTTCAGCCTTATAGTCTTCGACATCTTTAACAATTTTACAAGTTGTTATTTAATATTCAAGTGCCTGTTTTTAACAGAAAAATTACTCTTATTATTACTATATTGCGGGGAAGAAGTTATGTCACTGATATCGGCCTATTATAGTGAACAAGGAGTCTTGTTACTCACATCGGATTTTTCCTTGTATTACTAGTCATCTAGCCATATGTATGTACAATTAATACTAGCTATCGGGTTTCCAGTCATATGTATCTATGTAAGTTTTGATGTGTCCTTGCTGCTGGATTTCATCACCCTTGAGGTCATAAAGAAACCACCAAAAGACCTGGACAACTCGTGAGATGGAATCCACAATCCAGTTCAGTGTCTGAATAAATAAAGGTTAAACAATGGAGCTCTATAGGTAAAGATGTCCAGGGGGAACTTTGTGCTTTACCTTTTTTAGATGAGGCCTAAACATTTTAAAAATCAGGCAGATGCAATTACACCTTTGTATGAGGTGGCAAGATCGGGACTTCTCATAGGGCAGGTGTACCTTGTTATGTCAGATCAGAAATACTCTTGCCCAGTAGGGCTTGTTTTGTTTGGCTAGGCCCGGATTTAAACCAGCAGTTTATGAAGACTTTTAAATGCGAAACTGTTGCTGAAGAATGTGTTTGTGTTGTTTATAAGGCATTTAGGAATTGTCTATGCTCTCACACTCAAGTTATATAGTTTCTTCGACTGACAGTTGGTACTCTGGGACAGTAGCAGGTGCTCGCCAAGCCTTTCTACAAGGTGTACCCTCTGTGTCCATATCGTATCACTGGTATGTAAACCATTTAGTGTAAAAAAAATATCATCTCATCAACTTATCTTTACGTTGCTCTCATCTCGGTATAGCATGTTGGTTGTTCGATagtaatcagtatttgtcattGACTACAGGTTTAGGGGTACAAGCAGTGTTAATGACTTCACACTAGCTGCTGAGGCTTGCTTACCCATACTAAGCGCAATTCTGGTTGAAATCAGAAAGACGGATTATTTTCTGAACTGTTTTTTGAATATAAATGTGCCTGCTAATATTCTAAATCATAAGGTGAGACTGGGTGACTAGCTAAgtctttttattattttaaattggtAAGGAATACACATGAGATTGCAAGAGTCGTGATAATAAGGCATGTCAATCTGCTATCCAGCTAAAAATTTGGAATCAACCAAGTTATTAGCTGAACCTCTAGTAGTTTAATTTTTTGAATGCACAACAATAAAAAGTTTCATCCTTGCTAAATGTAAAGACTTGCTGTCAAATCCAAAATCTAAGGTGACTGATGAATACCATAATTTTGCGGAACTCAATAAACGTTTTTTTGCCAATCTATTTGTGCTCACATGATAATATTCCAAGCCCACAACTTAAGGCATAAGTGCATTTTGTTAGTTTATATCAATTGTAAATGGACTGTGTAGTTATCTTCAGTTACTAATTGCACGAGACTTGTCCTTAATTTAGTTGTGTTAACATATAGCAAGGACAGGCTTATCATGACCTGTGGCTGTTATATTCTATGATAGGGATATAAGCTTGCCAGGCACACCAAGACCATTGTTAGTATGGAGTGGAAGCAAGTTAACGCTGATGCACAAAGAGAAAAAACATTACCAACGATGAATATGGAGACAGAATCGCTTGCTAATATGGATGTTACCACGGCATCACAAGAGATGCTCGTTTTCAAACGAGTGATAGTAAGATACTTTGTCCTTATTTTGGTACCAAAAGTATTATTACATTATCTTAGCTCTAGAGTAACAGTAAACAGTTCCTTCATTTGCAAGATTTGAGATTAATCATATAACACTAGAATCAAGCCACAGATTTTTTTTTTAATCTCTGTATATGTTTTGTTTCTATCGTGATCTTGTGTTATTCACTATATTATTTGAAGTCTCTTGAGTTTCTTGTGTTGCAAATGTAATTGTGACCGTCACAAACTTGGCTATAAAATTGAAATCGTGTCACTAATATCAAGAAAATATCAAGTTCAAAATCATGAGTGCATGGAGTGAAAAGTAAACATACAAGTGATGTAAATTCTTAGTTATCCCTGTTCTGGTTCCTTGTTATCGTGGGCAGAGATGAAAGGTTATGCTTTTCTGTAACTACTGTTGTGTGTGTATTCGAATTATCTTTGGTCAGGAAACAATATGCTGGGAAAATTGTTCAAGTTATCGTCCCTTCCACCATGAGGAAGATTAAATTATTATCTACATGGTTAGGGAGATATTTTGTAGAGATGTACATATATACTCAGATGGAATCATATAAACATAAGAAGTACAAATATTTTGGCAGTGGAGTTTGCATTATTAAATTACGGTTTTTTACTACATGACAATTAGTTGTCCAGGTTAGAATCTTTTCCTATTTATTAACATTAGATCTGATAAAGCGTCTAACTTTTGTTCTTTAGGGAGAAGGACGAGCACGAGCAACAGAAAAAGATTCAGAAGACTATGGCTTCCTTAAAGAAGGATATGTGCGTAGCATGCTTTACTGGATGAAATAACAAGACCGAAGAATGACATCTAACATGCTACATTTTTTCTGTTTCAGATAACTGTTACACCTCTTAGTTCTTTAACTAACTCAGAGACAGTGTGCCAAGAATACTTCCAAGAGTGGCTTCCTGTTGTTGAATCGACCATGGTAAGAATGAAATTGCCTTAACAATCAACAGTAGAATTGATTATATTCATACGATCATAATGT is a window from the Apium graveolens cultivar Ventura chromosome 1, ASM990537v1, whole genome shotgun sequence genome containing:
- the LOC141676949 gene encoding putative serine/threonine-protein kinase WNK9 isoform X1, which gives rise to MNGVTSSEQDDSEFVEVDPTGRYGRYNEVLGKGASKTVYRGFDEYEGIEVAWNQVKFNDFLQSSEDLERLFNEINLLKSLKHKNIMKFYTSWVDIANRHINFVTEMFTSGTLRQYRQKHKKVNIRAVKHWCRQILEGLLYLHSHNPPIIHRDLKCDNIFVNGNQGEVKIGDLGLAAILRKSHAAHCVGTPEFMAPEVYEEQYNELVDIYAFGMCILEMVTFEYPYSECFYPAQIYKKVVSGKKPDSLYKVKDPDIRQFIEKCLATVSCRLPAKELLNDPFLRVDDNGSCLAPVENCRSWDGNSPMLRQPLLRIDSNNSLNNPYSGYCGKYEPGVDLEYIPPDFESNEIDFMPVTEDEHFENVDITIKGKREDDGGIFLRLRMDDKEGRVRNIYFPFDMESDTALSVAAEMVLELDITDQEVTKIADMINGEIVLLVPEWHRELGLDEESPGHTICGNCHNCSSNGDYFPPSNLCVENLQVIHCSANGYGEMHGRFEEIMYQYEASEQCVTEGAPVVSSQSAGTHYDLSLQGSDNDNELVEESCFSHEKVVNVDRERDRKPTRDLADDYENEIRQELRWLKAKYQMQMRELRDQQIRVISRNTSFSKNADERKERKNHQNSRSSASTNEETNDILLRKIASEKHLNFSFANGNEKVKKCDAAAYDSCSPEVPVKGKSFYTEVVLPQSLHRATSLPVDAVYF
- the LOC141676958 gene encoding uncharacterized protein LOC141676958, translating into MESSSSDNRTTIMVTNDDGIDAPGLQALVRVLVSTNLYRIFVCAPDSEKSAVSHCITWKYGLQAKEVAISGAKAFRVSGTPADCTALGLSKALFPSAPDLVISGINKGNNCGHRIWYSGTVAGARQAFLQGVPSVSISYHWFRGTSSVNDFTLAAEACLPILSAILVEIRKTDYFLNCFLNINVPANILNHKGYKLARHTKTIVSMEWKQVNADAQREKTLPTMNMETESLANMDVTTASQEMLVFKRVIGEGRARATEKDSEDYGFLKEGYITVTPLSSLTNSETVCQEYFQEWLPVVESTMDGHL
- the LOC141676949 gene encoding putative serine/threonine-protein kinase WNK9 isoform X2, encoding MNGVTSSEQDDSEFVEVDPTGRYGRYNEVLGKGASKTVYRGFDEYEGIEVAWNQVKFNDFLQSSEDLERLFNEINLLKSLKHKNIMKFYTSWVDIANRHINFVTEMFTSGTLRQYRQKHKKVNIRAVKHWCRQILEGLLYLHSHNPPIIHRDLKCDNIFVNGNQGEVKIGDLGLAAILRKSHAAHCVEFMAPEVYEEQYNELVDIYAFGMCILEMVTFEYPYSECFYPAQIYKKVVSGKKPDSLYKVKDPDIRQFIEKCLATVSCRLPAKELLNDPFLRVDDNGSCLAPVENCRSWDGNSPMLRQPLLRIDSNNSLNNPYSGYCGKYEPGVDLEYIPPDFESNEIDFMPVTEDEHFENVDITIKGKREDDGGIFLRLRMDDKEGRVRNIYFPFDMESDTALSVAAEMVLELDITDQEVTKIADMINGEIVLLVPEWHRELGLDEESPGHTICGNCHNCSSNGDYFPPSNLCVENLQVIHCSANGYGEMHGRFEEIMYQYEASEQCVTEGAPVVSSQSAGTHYDLSLQGSDNDNELVEESCFSHEKVVNVDRERDRKPTRDLADDYENEIRQELRWLKAKYQMQMRELRDQQIRVISRNTSFSKNADERKERKNHQNSRSSASTNEETNDILLRKIASEKHLNFSFANGNEKVKKCDAAAYDSCSPEVPVKGKSFYTEVVLPQSLHRATSLPVDAVYF